A region from the Manihot esculenta cultivar AM560-2 chromosome 13, M.esculenta_v8, whole genome shotgun sequence genome encodes:
- the LOC110629655 gene encoding trans-resveratrol di-O-methyltransferase, whose translation MCSSKNKIKTMEFSDGESRNYLLEAQAHIWNHTFNFIKSMSLKCAVELHIPDIIHSHGQPMTLSELISALQINPSKSHHINRLMRILVHSGFFSLQKLGDNRHENGYLLTKTSLLLLKDHPQSARPHVLAALDPILTEPSHFLSSWFQNDDHPTPFSIAHGETFWDFASHEAKFNSSFNEAMASDSSLVIEVLVNDSKCKEVFKGLNSLVDVGGSTGIMAKAISEKFPNMKCTVLDLPHVVAGLQNDKNLNFLAGNMFDYIPPADAVLLKMVFHIMEDEECLKLLKKCREAVIGKGERPGKVIIIDIVMGDENCVKKSSETIELYDLDMMVLVSGKERNEEEWAKLFFEAGFSSYKINPVLGLRAIIEVYA comes from the exons ATGTGTAGCAGCaagaacaaaataaaaacgatGGAGTTCAGCGATGGAGAGAGCAGAAATTATCTGCTTGAAGCTCAAGCTCATATATGGAATCACACATTCAACTTCATAAAATCCATGTCATTGAAATGCGCAGTTGAGCTTCACATCCCAGATATCATCCACAGCCATGGCCAACCCATGACTCTTTCTGAGCTCATTTCTGCTCTACAAATCAACCCATCAAAATCCCACCACATCAATCGCCTTATGCGTATTCTTGTCCACTCAGGCTTCTTTTCTTTGCAGAAACTTGGTGATAATCGCCATGAAAATGGCTACTTGCTTACCAAAACTTCTCTTCTCCTCCTCAAGGACCATCCTCAAAGTGCTAGACCACACGTGCTCGCAGCTCTTGATCCTATTCTTACAGAACCATCGCACTTCTTGAGTTCTTGGTTCCAAAATGATGATCATCCAACTCCATTCAGTATTGCACATGGGGAAACATTCTGGGATTTTGCCAGTCATGAAGCTAAGTTTAATAGTTCCTTTAATGAAGCCATGGCTAGTGATAGCTCACTGGTTATTGAAGTTTTGGTTAATGATAGCAAGTGTAAGGAGGTGTTCAAGGGCTTGAATTCACTTGTTGATGTAGGAGGCAGCACAGGAATTATGGCCAAGGCCATTTCTGAaaaattcccaaacatgaagtGCACTGTGTTGGATCTCCCACATGTGGTTGCTGGCTTGCAAAATGACAAGAACTTGAATTTTCTTGCAGGTAACATGTTTGATTATATTCCTCCAGCAGATGCAGTCCTGCTAAAG ATGGTATTTCACATAATGGAGGATGAAGAGTGCCTGAAATTATTGAAGAAATGCAGAGAGGCAGTAATTGGTAAAGGAGAGAGGCCAGGGAAGGTGATAATTATAGACATAGTAATGGGGGATGAAAATTGTGTGAAAAAATCAAGTGAAACAATAGAGCTTTATGATCTGGACATGATGGTGCTGGTCTCTGGTAAGGAGAGGAACGAAGAAGAGTGGGCTAAGCTTTTTTTTGAAGCAGGATTCAGCAGCTATAAAATAAATCCTGTTCTTGGCCTGAGAGCTATCATTGAGGTTTATGCTTga